Part of the Piliocolobus tephrosceles isolate RC106 unplaced genomic scaffold, ASM277652v3 unscaffolded_24462, whole genome shotgun sequence genome, TTAGATTCCAGCTGTGTTTTAGCATTCCAGTATTTGATCTTGCCCATTTGGCATCAGACATCTTTTTGCTGCTGGTTAGTTGTTCAAGCACCCTTTAAACAAGCAACCCTGGTGCCTCCACTGGGAAGAGGTCTCAGATCTTTAATACATGTCAGGCATGGAAACAGCTGACTTACCCTCTTCTGCTAACATACTGGTAAGGATCAGTTTTACTGTCTAGATCAGGATTGGCATATTATGGCCTGTAGGCCAAATTCAGCTCACTgttttcataaagttttattggaacacagccatgttcCTTCATTTACAAATTATGGCTGTTTTTGTGCTGTGATGGCAGAATTGAGTGGTTGTGACAGAGCAAGGCGTGCTAAGCCAAAATATTTCCTGTGTAGCACTTTACAGAAGTTTGTTGAACTCTGGTCCAGATGAAAGGATGTCTTTAAAATTATGCACATCTCTCCCTAAGAGCCCCAGTTATTCCACAGTTGTCGTATTCTAAACATGGACATGGTTCTACCATCTCAGGGGACAAAATAGGGGAGGTCAAATCTACAAGTGACTCATTCTGTTCTGCGTTTGGGGCTGTCCAATTAGGGAATCTGCAGCTGCTCTACTTTTGTGTGGGTCCAGGAATATGTCCATTGACCATCCTTAAATAAGCCCTCAAGCCCCAGATGACTTAGAAATCTCTCCCTGAGATGAAAACAGGATCTTGTGTGTGATTGGTTTTAGAGTTGAAGAGCTTGGGCCTAGGACCCCACAACTCACCCTTCATATGCCTGTGCTGCTTCTGTGTGCTTCCAGGACTTCCCTCTGCAAGGATGGTGATGCTTTCCTAGAACTTATGCAGAGGATGACCCTAGGGGGCAGCATTTCTACATCTAAGTGTTGGTCTCTGCCACGGTCACCTTCTGTGTTTTGTAGGCATCTCTTAGAAATcctattttaaaagattcttttcCTGGTCCCTTCTAAGGCtcttgatcttggaattctaTTTTCTGAAGCTTTTCATTCTCAGGATCGGTTTCTTTCTTGCATCGTTTAGTTCATCAGGCTCTATTTTCTTAATccataaagtaaaaacaaaatatgaattgttaagaaaataacattttgttgttaaaatataaattgaaatagTCTTTGGGTCGGGGGTTGTATATAAAATAAGCACTGCTCTCCAAATCTCAACAGTCTCTCAGGTAACTTAACTCTGCTTTCTCTTAACCATACTTTGTCCAACATTTCTGACAGAACTGTCTCTGGCACCACTGAATTCATTTAACACCCCTGGAGCACTATAAAAGTCTTGaggttcttcagaaaaaaaatcacgTTAAGTCTAGTTTCATTATACAAAACTATGGTGATGCCCACTAGGCTCTAGACTAAGGGGACAGACTTACCCcacccctgctgctgctgctgctgtagcGGTGGTCCCTTCAGATGCCCACTCTGCTcagatttgaaaaaacaaaaggaaaagaaaatccaactCAGACCATCATAAGAAGCAACTTTCCATTTAATCATTCTACATggatgtttacttttttaaaagttctgtctGGCAAAAAAAACTAAACAGTCCCCATTGTCCAgatccctgccctgccctgctgaggctgcagtgacgaATCTACTGGAACCCAGTGGCACCAGCAGGAAAGCTCCTGCAGAATACAGAGGACAGCAGCTCTCTAGTCTTCAACTAGTGTCCCCTCTGCTAGGTGACACTACTGCAATAATcagtaatagtaaaataaattatttttatttggtacttcaaaataatacacatctatgaaaaatcaaaattcatAAACCAAAAATTATCCTGCAAATTGGAAAGATGAGAAACAGAGTTGCTGAGCCTTTCTTGAAATAACTTCTGAAGAAAATTAGTTTTCCCAGTTTGTTTAGACAGGGCGTGAGCCTATCCCTTTCTTCTTCTGGGAAACACCCTCCTAGGCTGCAGTGGACTTTGAGTCATGAGAGGAGGACTTGGTATATGTGCCGATGGTTCCGCGATGGGTCCCATTGCTGGGAATGGGTAGCTGGGCTCCTTGGtccacctggctagtttttgggAGGAGTCATGCCTTCTCAGGTGTCAATGAGCAGGCTCACCACTGAGCGGATTTTGCAGGCAAACCATCGCCTGAGGGGACAAAAGTATTGATAGTGGAATTGTTCAAACTCGGGGGTCTGGCGGATATCGCGGAAAAAGGCAATGTCAAGGTCAGACTCGGTAAGGATGATCAGGAGGAGGAGCAAAACAAAGAGGAGTCCCATGGTCACAAGGAGCAAACGGAGGACACTTAGAACAAACTTATTCACCTGTTCCTCCTCGGGCCCGCTGTGCCCCTGACACAGGGCCCTCAGCTCTCCCCCAAGGGCCTCCACCTCTGTAGCAGTTGGGGTGCTGGCTTCAGATTCCTTCTCCTCCTCGATGCTGCAGGTGGCTCCATTGATCTGCCGGGAAAGCAACATCAGCTCCAGGCTGTGCTCAGCCACAGGGGTGGGCAGCACGCTGTCTGCAGGGCTGTAGGCCTCGTCTGCAATCACAGCTACTCGCTCATTGCTATCTGTCCGGCTGCTTCTCACGTGAGGCAGGAAGGTGTCCCCATGGGAAGAGGAACGCACTGGCGTGGAATGGGCACTGTCCCGTAGGGACTCTAGGCCTAGAAAGGCAAAAGGAACATGACTAGGCTGTGTCCCAATGCACCCTTTGCTTTCCAGTGGCACCCACTGTGTTTTA contains:
- the LOC116418629 gene encoding FERM domain-containing protein 5-like gives rise to the protein MSNHTQAVIFLIYRNKSAAATAAGHVDVQNGLESLRDSAHSTPVRSSSHGDTFLPHVRSSRTDSNERVAVIADEAYSPADSVLPTPVAEHSLELMLLSRQINGATCSIEEEKESEASTPTATEVEALGGELRALCQGHSGPEEEQVNKFVLSVLRLLLVTMGLLFVLLLLLIILTESDLDIAFFRDIRQTPEFEQFHYQYFCPLRRWFACKIRSVVSLLIDT